The Brevundimonas sp. SORGH_AS_0993 genome segment CGTCATCGAACGCATCTGATCCGGGAGCGAATGAACATGGAAAACTTCAAGATCGACGTCGACGCCGACGGAATCGCCCTGATCACCTTCGATGTGCCGGGCCGTTCGATGAACACCCTGACCTCTTCGGTCATGGCGGAAATCCCGCAACTGGTTGAACGCATCAAGACCGACGACGCCATCAAGGGCGCCGTCATCACCTCGGGCAAGGCGTCGGGCTTCTGCGCGGGCGCGGACCTGGGCGACATGGCCGGCGGCGTCCTGTCGGGCGGCGGCGACCTGCAAAAGGCGTTCGACGCCGGATGGAAGCTGAACGGCGCCTTCCGCGCGCTGGAGACCCTGGGCAAGCCCATTGCGGCCGCGATCAACGGCCTGGCGCTGGGCGGCGGTCTGGAGTTCACCCTGGCGACCCACTATCGCGTGGTCGAGAACGACAACCGGATTCAGCTGGGCCTGCCCGAGATCAAGGTCGGCCTGTTCCCCGGCGGCGGCGGCACTCAGCGCCTGACGCGCCTGGTCGGCGTGCAGAACGCCATGATGGCCATGAGCGAGGGCAAGTCCTTCCGTCCGAACGACGCCAAGGGCGCCGGCATCGTCCATGAGGTGGTCGAAAAGGGCCAGTCGGTCGAGGCCGCCAAGGCCTGGATCAAAGGCGTCGGAAAGGCCGTCCAGCCGTGGGACGAGAAATCCTTCAAACTGCCCGGCGGCGGCCCCTATCACCCGGCCGGCATCCAGAACTTCATGGTCGGCAACGCCATGCTGCGCAAACAGTCCTACGGCAACTATCCGGCTGTGGTGAACCTGATGAAGGCCGTCTACGAAGGAACCCAGGTTCCAATGGACGCGGCCCTGCGCATCGAGACGCGCTACTTCATCAAGACCCTGATGACGCCGCAGGCCCAGGCCATGATCCGCAGCCTGTTCCTGTCGAAACAGGAGCTGGACAAGGGCGCGGTTCGTCCGGCGGGCATTCCCAAGGCCGATCCGAAGAAGGTCACGGTCATCGGCGCCGGCATGATGGGCGCGGGCATCGCCTATGTGCAGGCGCTGGCGGGCATCGAGACCATCCTGATCGACCAGACCCAGGAAGCCGCCGACAAGGGCAAGGCCCATGTCGAGGAACTGCTGAAGAAGCGCCTGTCGCGCGGTCAGCTGACGCAGGAGAAGTACGACGCCCTGCTCGGCTCCGTCACCGCGACGACGGACTATGAGCTGATCAAGGGTTCGGACCTGGTCGTCGAGGCCGTGTTCGAAAACCGCGAGATCAAGGCCGATGTGACGAAACGGGCCGAGGCGCAACTGGCCGACGGCGCCGTGTTCGGCTCCAACACCTCGACCCTGCCGATCACCGGCCTGGCCGAGGCCAGCGTGCGGCCGGAGGACTTCATCGGCATCCACTTCTTCTCGCCGGTCGACAAGATGATGCTGGTCGAGATCATCCTGGGCGAAAAGACGGGTCAGGCCGCCATCGCCAAGGCGCTGGACTATGTGCTGAAGATCAAGAAGACGCCGATCGTCGTCAACGACAGCCGCGGCTTCTACACCTCGCGCTGCTTCTCCACCTTCCTGATGGAGGGCATGGCGATGCTGGAGGAGGGCTACGGCCCCGCCCTGATCGACAATGTCGGGCGCATGACCGGCATGCCGCGCGGCCCGCTGGAGATGCACGACGACGTCGCGCTGGACCTGTCCTACAAGATCGCCAAACAGACGGCGATCGATCTGGGCGACAAATATGTCCCGTCGGAAGGCGCAGACATCGTCGCCAAGATGGTCGAGGGCGGACGCTTCGGCCGCAAGAACGGCAAGGGCTTCTATGACTATGACAGCAAGCCCAAAACGATCTGGAAGGGTCTGTCCGAACTGGCCCCGACCACCAAGGGCATCGAGAGCCCTGAGGAGCCGACCGCCTTCGCCCAGATCGACGAGTTGAAGACGCGCCTTCTGTATCGCCAGGCGGTCGAGGTCGCGCGCTGCTGGGAAGAGGGCGTCATCGACGATCCGCGCGAAGCCGACCTGGGCGCCATCCTGGGCTGGGGCTTCGCGCCCTGGACCGGCGGCCCGATCAGCATGATCGACGGCATCGGCCTGGCCCGGTTCGTCGAGACGGCGGACCGTCTGGCCGCGACCTACGGCGACCGCTTCAAGGTCCCGCAACTGCTTCGCGACATGGCGGCGAAGGGTGAGACCTTCTACGGCAAGTTCGCCCCGGAGAAGGCCGCCGCCTGATCGGCTGCGGACATCTCTTAGGTTACGGAACGGGCGGCCTTCGGGTCGCCCGTTCTTGTTGAAGAGGCTTTGTTAGCCGCTGTACGTCAGGATCACGCGTTTCTCAGCCGGAGCCACGATGACGATGCTCCCACCTCGCCCGTGGGCGTAAAACGCATTGTCAGAGCTTATGATGGCATTGACCCGCGACACGGTTTTCGGATCGAGTTTGCAGCGGAAATCATTGCGATCCAGGAAGGCCCCGATGCCGGGCTCGCGGCCGCAGTTATGCTCCCCATGTCCAGACCACAATGGAACGATCGGAGTGCGCTTCCAGTCCCAGTAGGTTCGACGCTCATGCGCCGTCCGCTGAGATGTATTCACCAGCACCGGGCTTTCAGAAGCGTCAGACAGATAAGCCAATCCTCCGTCTTCGATCTTTGAAAGCGAAGCCTTGTCCAGCCGATATATGATCAGTCCGACCTCGTCGGCTCCGGGTCCAAAACCCCAAGCCGCTTGCTTACGATATTCGATCCACCTTGCCTCGACGCCATGAGGCAAGAGGCTTTGATACCAGATGTACTGGTAGATCTGCCAACCCACGAGAGGCGCGCAGACCAAGAGGGCGAGCAAAGCCAGACACCCAAAGCGGTTTCGCATGGCCATCGTTATCGCGCGGCTCTGGGCCAATCGCAATCGCACGCCCAGATAAGAAAAAGACCCGCCCGACACGAGGTCGAGCGGGTCGCTCCGCCGCCCTTCGCGGGGTCGGTGGCGGGTCGCTAGGGGCGACGGAGTAGCGGTGAAAAGACCGGACCGAGACCGGGACAAACTCTGACAGTCCGCCCAGCCTCGGATGCTGGCCTCAGCCTTCCAGATCCTGGCCTTCGTCCGGCTCGGGCGTGCCCAGCAGTTCGTCGGCGATCTTGTTGGTCGAGGCGCGCACGGCCTTTTCGATCGAGGCGGCGATGTCGGGGTTCTGCTTCAGGAACTCGCGCACATTCTCGCGGCCCTGACCGATCCGGGTCGAATCATAGCTGAACCAGCTGCCCGACTTCTCGATGACGCCCGCCTTGACGCCCAGGTCGATGATTTCGCCCAGTTTGGAGATGCCCTCGCCATACATGATGTCGAAGATGACCTCCCTGAACGGCGGGGCGACCTTGTTCTTGACCACCTTGACCCGGGTGGTGTTGCCGACCACCTCGTCGCGGTTCTTGATCGCGCCGGTGCGGCGGATGTCCAGACGCACCGAGGCGTAGAATTTCAGCGCATTGCCGCCCGTCGTCGTCTCGGGCGAGCCGTACATGACGCCGATCTTGTGACGGATCTGGTTGATGAACAGGACGATGCATTTCGACTTTGAAATCGAAGCGGTCAGCTTGCGCAGCGCCTGGCTCATCAGGCGGGCCTGAAGACCCGGCAGGCTGTCGCCCATCTCGCCTTCGATCTCGGCGCGCGGCGTCAGGGCGGCGACCGAGTCGATGACCACGATGTCCACGGCGCCGGAACGCACCAGCGTATCCACGATCTCCAGCGCCTGTTCGCCCGTGTCGGGCTGGGACACCAGCAGGTCGTCCAGATTGACGCCCAGCTTCTGGGCGTAAACCGGGTCCAGCGCATGTTCGGCGTCGACGAAGGCGGCGACCCCGCCCTTCTTCTGCACCTCGGCGACCGTATGCAGGGCCAGGGTCGTCTTGCCCGAGGATTCAGGGCCGAACACCTCGATCACCCGCCCGACCGGCAGGCCGCCGATGCCCAGCGCCATGTCCAGGCCCAAGGACCCGGTCGAGACGCTCTCGATCTCGTTCACCACCCCGGCCTTGCCGAGCTTCATCACCGAGCCCTTGCCGAAGGCGCGATCGATCTGCGCGATCGCCGCCTCCAGGGCGCGTTGCTTGTCGCCGTCTTCCTTGCCCACCAGTTTCAAAGCCGCCTGCGATGCCATTGCCTTCGTCTCCCTTGCCATGATTCCCGTCAAAAGCCTGGGAGAGACCCGCCATGGACCCGCCCCCGTTTCGTGAGCGGCACTATGTGCACGGTTTGTTCTTGTTCACAAGATGTTCTCTTTCGGCACGCCCGAAAGTCTCCGGAAGCACGTCCGATTTTGACGCACCCTAGAGCCTGATTCCCGCTTCAGCCGGAACCGCAGCGCGCGGTTCCGTCTAAACGATCAGGCTCTAGATCGGCAGACGCACACTGAAGCTGAAGCCCTGCGGCTCATAGGTCGTCACCACCGTCCCCTTCAGGGTGCGGTTCAGCGTCGCCTCCATCAGGTCGCCGCCGAAGCCGCGACGGGTGGGCGGCGAGACCGGCGGCCCGCCCGTCTCGATCCAGTCCAGCAGCAGGTCCCCGCCCGCGACCGACCAGTCGATGCGCACGCAGCCCGACGGCGTGGACAGGGCGCCGTATTTGGCGGCGTTGACCGCCAGTTCGTGGAACACCATCCCCAGGCCCAGGGCCTTCTGCGGATCCAGATCGACGGCCGGGCCGGCGATTCGCACCTGTTCGTGGGCATAGGGCGCCATTTCCTGACCCCCCAGCAGGGCCGCCAGATCGACTCGTTCCCAATTCCCGGCCGTCAGCAGGTTCTGGGTGTTGGACAAGGCCAGCAGCCGCGCCTCGAACAGTTCGGTGAAGGTGTGAACGTCCGGCGTGCGGCGGGCGGTCTGGCGCGCGATGGATTGCACCGTGGCCAGGGTGTTCTTCACCCGGTGGTTCAGTTCGTTGATGAGCAGCCTTTGCTGGCGTTCGCTGTCGCCCAGGGCCGCAAAGGCTTCGCGGCGGTCAGTGGTGTCGGTGATGACGCCCGACATCCGCATAGGTCGGCCCGAGCGACTGCGGATCAGCCGGCCTCTCAGATGGATCCAGCGTCCCGTCGTCGGCAGCCGCCATTCCTGATCATAGTCCGCCTCGCCCGACACGGCGCGGGCCAGGGCTTCCTGGTGCAGGGGCAGATCCTCCGGCGCCAGGCGCTGGCTGATCTCGGCCGGCCCCAGCCGGGCCTCCTTCGGAATGGACAGGATTTCACGCGCCCGTTCGGACATGACCGTGGTTCGAAGCGGGATCGCCGCCTCCCAGAAGCCGATGCCCCCCGCATCGACAGCCGCCAGAATATCGGCCCGCCGCTCCAACAGGGAGGCGCCCAAGGCCATGAACAGGATGACCACCGCCCCGGCGGTGACGGAAACGGCCAGGATCAACCGCCAGGCGTCGGCGGCGGGATTGACCCCGTCTTCCGGCGTCAGGATCAGGGCGGCCATGCCGGTGTAGTGCATGGCGACGATGGCCAGGGCCAAAAGAACGGTCGCCACGGCGCGCCAGCCCAGGCTTCGCTCTCGCCGCGCGGCGACCAGGGCGGCCAAGGCGGCGGCCACGGCGATCGCCACCGACAGCAGCATCAGAACGGGCCTATAGGCGACCGGCGCCTCCACCCGCATGGCGGCGATCCCGACATAGTGCATGGAGGCGACGGCGCCGCCCATCAGCAGGGCCGCCGGCGCCAGCCGCCAGCGCGCCGCCCCTGCCCCGCCGACGGTCAGGAAGCCGGCGCCCGAGCCGACCACGGCCAGGACGAAAGACAACAGCGTCAGCGCCCCGTCATAGGTCGCCCCGCCTTGGGGCCGGAAGCCCAGCATGGCGATGAAATGCATCGACCAGACGCCAAGACCCAGCGACACCGCCGCCGCCCCCAGCCAAAGTCGTCGGCCGCGTCCCGTGTGATGACGCGCCCGGTTGAACAGATCCAGGGCGGTCCATGCGCCCAGAAGCGCCACCGCCAGGGCCAGCAAAGAAAATGGCGTCAGATGCACATGATACACGAAGACGTCCCTCCCTGTGGCGTCGAATGGACCGATGACTAAGCCATAGACCGAAGCGCGCCTCAGGACATCTTCAAATCAGGCGGGCGCGTCCGCGACGGCCGGCGCCGCGACACGCCCGGCCAGGGCCGCGCCGCAACCCAGGATCAGGCACAGCGCCGCCGCGACCGCCAGGACCCGCGCCGACCGCCCGTCGTGCGGCGTCCGTCCGGCGCCCGGCGTCAAGCCCTCGCCCGTCAAGCCCTCGCCCGTCAGGGGCCGCGCCTGCAGGACGATCAGCAGGGCGACCAGTCCCAGGGCGCCGGGCAGGTCCATGCCCACGCCCAGGAAGACGAAATGCCCCAGCCCCAGCATCCAGCCGCCGACAAGAACAGTGGCCACGACCGAGGGGATCAGGGTCGTCGGTCGTTCAAGTCGGGCGCCGATCAGGGCCGCCGCCGCCGCCGCCAGCGCCGCCACGAGCCCGGTCCAGATCAGCAGAAAGGCCGCCTCGGGCGCCACAGCCTGGGCGACAGCGCCCAAGGTCAGCACCAGGACGATCATCCCCAGCCAGCCGCCCCAAACGCTCTCGGCCTCGCTTTCGCCCGCCGCCACGTCGCCGATCCACCCACTCAGGCCCACGGCCAGGACGGCCGCCCCGATGACGAGCGGGCTGATCCCGCCCAGAACCAGAGCCAGAAGGGCCGCGCCGACAAGGACCCCCGCCACCCGCCGACGACCGACCCGCGCGCGCCCTGCCAGCACCACGAGGGCCACGGCCAGGACGCCCAGGCTCACGCCCGCCTCCGTCCACGGCAAGCGTCGCAGCAGGGTGTAGTAGGTCTCGGGCGTATCGACCCGTTGACCCATCGGTCCGGCCAGGCTCCGCACGGCGTGGGCGACGACCAGGGAGGCGCTGACAAGCCACAGGCCGCCGGCCGCGCCCCTGGCGACCGACCGCCAGCCCAGGCCGGTCGCATGACGCGCGCCCCAGGCGGCGAAGGCCGTCAGCGCGCCCGCCGCCGCCAGCAACACCCAGCCGAATCCCGGCGAGTGACGCACCATGCCCAAGCCGAAGACATCGGCGTGCACGGCGTCGACCGTCGCCCGCGGCAGGGTCGGCGCGCGCAGAAAGCCGTCCGTCGCCTCCAGAGCCTGACCGCCGATATGCTGAACGCTGCCCTGGTCCAGGGCGTCGGGGGTAGAGCGCGGCGAATGATACTGGTCGGGGCGACCGACGAAGGCCAGGTTCACGCCCGGCAGCCTCCGATCCGCCGCCAGGGTGAAGTCCGTCCCATTGGGCATCAACCGATAGACGAACACCGCCAGGGCGTTGCCGGTCGTCCCGCCCGAGGCGTGGCGTGTGAAACGGGCGTACTGATCGATCGTCTCGGCGTTGCCCGGCCCGGTCTCGAACATCATGGCCCGGCCGCCGCCGCCCCGGGCCTCCAGATTGACCACCGCCCCCACATGCGTCCGCAGGCGATGCTCGCTGAAGAAGGCGCGCGCCCCGTCCAGGTTCAACTCCTCTCCGTCCGTCAGCAGGACGATCAGGTCGCGGTCGGCGGGGCCGCGCGCCTTGATGGCCCGCACCGCTTCCAGAACGGCCGCCACGCCGGCGGCGTCGTCGGCCGCGCCGGGCGAGCCGGGCACGCTGTCGTAATGAGCCATCAGCAGAACGGCCGGCAGGTCTGGACGCCGCCCCGGCAGCACCCCGACCAGATTGACGACCGAGAGACCGTCGGCCGTCTCGCCCCGCGCCTCGATACGGCGCACGGCGGCGGGCGACAGCCCTCCCGCCTGACGTTCGGGCCTCAGCCCCAGGGCCGTCATCCGCTGGAACAGATGGGCCTGGACCACCCCGTGTTCGGCCGATCCGACGGGATGCGGCGCGCGGGCCATGCGCCGCACGTCTATCATGGCCCGCTCGGCGGAAAAGACGCGCCCCGGAGCGGTCGCCGCAACCGGAGCCGGGGTCTGGGTCGTCAGGACCGCCAGGGCGAAGGCCGCCGCCAGCGACGTTGGCAAAAGAAACAGTCGCATCCCCGCCTCCCTGATCGTCGAGCCGACACTTGGCCCGTCCGCTCGGCGTTCCGCAAGGGCGTCTCGGCTCAGCGGACGGCGCGGTTGCCGCTGACCCGATTGCCGATCGCCCCGTCGCGGTCGTCCTGGCTGGATCCGAAGGGCCAGCCCGCGTCGTCGCCGCAGTAGGGCCGGCGGCCCTCGCGCGACCCCACCACGACAAGGCGCGGTCTCAGCCAGGCGGCGCGGAAGAACAGATTGTCCGTAATCCGATTGTAGGACGGCGTCTGGTGTCGAATGACCCCGTCCTCGCCGCAGTTGCGATAGAGGAAGACGCCGCCCCGCCCGTTCAGCACGAAGCGATTATCCTCGATCCGGTTGGCGCCCGAGCCGTCGACCGCGATCTGCTCGCGTCCCGTGCGGATGTCGAAGTCGTTGTCGCGGATCACGGCCCCGGCGCTCTCGGCGTCCAGATAGACGGCCACCGAGGTCGAGAGGCCGCGAAAGCGCGAACGAACCACCGTCGTGCGCGTGACCCCCGGCCCGACATAGAGAGGAATGGTCCCCACGCCCTCGAACCGCACCCCCTCCAGCGTCGTGGCCAGGGGCGCCGCCGACTGGGCCGCCAAGGTGTGCCCGACCGTGCGGGAGGACGCCAGCAGGTCGCGCATCGAACCGCCCGCGCCCATGCCCCAGATCCGCACATTGCCGACCACGACACACAGTCTTTGATTGTCACGCCGACTGGCCGGCTCCATCCCGTCCCGTCGCGCCGGGACCAGACGGCAACGGTCGGCCGTGCGGTCGTGGCGTCTGCGGAAGGCGCGATCCGGCCGCCGCCGCAGTCCAGGCCGGCGCCCGAGGCCTCGGCGCCCTGGATCAGGACCGGCCGACGCACCTCGACGCCGTTCATGGCCGCGCGACAAACCAGGGGAAAGGGCTGGTCCGACGGGGTCGCCAGTTGCTGCACGACCTCGGCCGAACAGGGCGCAGCGACGGGCAGGTCCGGCGTCTGGACCATGGCGTCAGGGCAGGGGCGTGGCCAGGGCGGCCCGTTCCGCCGCGCAGCCGGGATTGGTCAGGCCGGTCGCCCGCGCCCGGGCCAGCTCGGCGCGCGCCGTCGCCAAATCGGCCTGAAACGCCGGCAGGGCCGCGATGTCCGCGACGACCGCCCGCCCGATATCCTCGCCGGCGCGCACGTCGCTGGGATAGTGCATGGCGCAGATCACGCGGCTGTCGCCGATGGCCGCGCCGATCCGGCGCACGGCCGCCGCCCGTTCGGGCTCCAGCAAGGCGAAGACCTCGGCATAGGCGGTCGCCCCGGCCGTGCCGGACGGATAGGAGGGGCTCCGCCGGCCGGCCGCGTCCAGCCGCTGACAAGGGCGCCGATCCGGATCGTCCCCGACCGGGCGATTGCGCGCAGCCTGGGCCTTGACCCTTTCCGCCACGGACTGGGCGTCGTGGAAGACCCGCGCCATGAGGCGGTCCAGGCCGGGGGTTTCGGCCGACCCCAGACGCACGCCCAGGGCGCAATCGAAATGCTGGAGACCCAGGGGCGGCCGCACTTCGGCGTGGGACGTGGCCAGAAGCCAGCGATCGGTGTCTTCAAGCGCGACCATGCGCGCCGAGGCCGCCTTGTCGGCCCGATCGGTCGGCGAACCGGGCGCGGGCGGCGGCGGCGCGGCGGCGGACAGTCGCGCCAGAACGCCCTCGGCCAGATAGCCCTGAGTCGTCGGCGCGGCCCAGGCCGGGGGCTTGCCGGCCGCGCAGCCGCCCAGCGCCAGTCCCGCCGACGCCGTCGCGGCCAGCACGGCCACAACGACCCAGGACGGGTTCACTGCGCGCCGCTCCAGGTCAGTTGCACGGACGTCTGATCGCCTTCGCCCGGCGCGGCGACTACCTGCAGCCGCACATCGTTGGCGGCGCCGCCCGCCGCGCCATAGGCCCGCGCGTCGCCCTGATTCATGCCGGTGACGGACCGCAGACCCGCGCTTTCGGCCCTGGCGCGATAGAATTCCACCACCGCGTCGGGCGACGCGGACGTGCGGAAGGTCACGATGCCGCCATCGGCGTGTCCGCCCGCCAGGGTGGGCGCGCCCTCCAGCTCCGCGCCCGGGTAGAGGACGGCGAAGGCGGGGGCGCCGGCCACAATGGGCGAGGCGTCGGATGTCGGTGTTTCGACCGGAGCCGTCGGCTTCGCAGCGGCGGGCGGGACCTGGACCGTCTGGGGCGCAGACCCGGACGCCGCCTCGGGCGTCTTGGGCGTCTTCGACCCGTCGCAGCCGGACAGGGCGGCCGAAACCAGACAAAGCGAAACAGCAGCGGCCGAAACCGCCAGACGGCGTATCATCGCGAGATCGTTCCTTGGACCCATGGTCGAAGCGCCACCGTGGCGCATGGTTGCGGCGCCAGCAAGGCGCCGGCCTCAGTCTTGTCGGTCGGCGTCCTGATCGGCCGCAGCCTCGCGCCCCTCTTGGGCCAGGCGTTCGTTGATCTTGCGCGAGTCGGGATCGTCGTCCGAGCCCGAGGCCGATCCGCCCTCCAGCGAGCCCGCGCGGGTGTCCGAGCCCGAGTCGGACCCGTCCAGCGCCTCGATCAGAGCGTCCGCCTTATGGCCCAGATCGGGCTTCTCGCCCATGTCGGCGGCCTCGCGGGCGTCTTCGCATTCCGGATCGGGATCGGTCATGGCGGTCTCCTGTTCAGCCTGACAAAAGGCGCAGGCGCGGTTGCGGTTCCCCTTGAACCCGCCCGGCCGGACCCGATCTAAAGGTCATGATCCCTTTTTCCGTTCTTGACCTGTCGCCCATCGTCGAGGGCGGCGACGCCCGCCGCGCCCTGGACGAGACGCTGGCTTTCGCCCAGGCCGCCGACCGGCTGGGCTATGAACGGTTCTGGCTGGCCGAACACCACAACATGCCCGGCATCGCCAGCGCCGCCACCGCCCTGGTGATCGGCCATGTGGCGGCGGGGACGGGGCGCATCCGCGTCGGTTCGGGCGGGATCATGCTGCCCAACCACGCCCCGCTGGTCGTGGCCGAACAGTTCGGCACGCTGGAGACCCTGTTTCCCGGCCGCATCGACCTGGGCCTGGGTCGCGCGCCCGGCACGGACGGAGCGACCGCCCGCGCCCTGCGCCGCTATTTCGAGGGCGCCGACCAGTTTCCGCGCGACGTCGTCGAACTGATCCAGTGGTTCGAACCGGCGTCCGAGAACCAGCCGGTCCGCGCGGTGCCCGGCGCCGGCCTGCGCGTGCCGATCTGGCTTCTGGGCTCCAGCCTGTTCAGCGCCCAACTGGCCGGTCAGCTGGGCCTGCCCTATGCCTTCGCCAGCCATTTCGCCCCCGAACTGCTGCTGGAGGCCCTGGCCCTCTACCGGCGGGAATTCACGCCCTCCGACCGCCTGGCCAAACCCCACGCCATGGCCGCTATCAATGTCTTCGCGGCGGAGACCGACGCCGAGGGCGCGCGCCTGGCCACCTCCATGCAGCAGAGCTTCGCCCGTCT includes the following:
- a CDS encoding MHYT domain-containing protein translates to MYHVHLTPFSLLALAVALLGAWTALDLFNRARHHTGRGRRLWLGAAAVSLGLGVWSMHFIAMLGFRPQGGATYDGALTLLSFVLAVVGSGAGFLTVGGAGAARWRLAPAALLMGGAVASMHYVGIAAMRVEAPVAYRPVLMLLSVAIAVAAALAALVAARRERSLGWRAVATVLLALAIVAMHYTGMAALILTPEDGVNPAADAWRLILAVSVTAGAVVILFMALGASLLERRADILAAVDAGGIGFWEAAIPLRTTVMSERAREILSIPKEARLGPAEISQRLAPEDLPLHQEALARAVSGEADYDQEWRLPTTGRWIHLRGRLIRSRSGRPMRMSGVITDTTDRREAFAALGDSERQQRLLINELNHRVKNTLATVQSIARQTARRTPDVHTFTELFEARLLALSNTQNLLTAGNWERVDLAALLGGQEMAPYAHEQVRIAGPAVDLDPQKALGLGMVFHELAVNAAKYGALSTPSGCVRIDWSVAGGDLLLDWIETGGPPVSPPTRRGFGGDLMEATLNRTLKGTVVTTYEPQGFSFSVRLPI
- the recA gene encoding recombinase RecA → MASQAALKLVGKEDGDKQRALEAAIAQIDRAFGKGSVMKLGKAGVVNEIESVSTGSLGLDMALGIGGLPVGRVIEVFGPESSGKTTLALHTVAEVQKKGGVAAFVDAEHALDPVYAQKLGVNLDDLLVSQPDTGEQALEIVDTLVRSGAVDIVVIDSVAALTPRAEIEGEMGDSLPGLQARLMSQALRKLTASISKSKCIVLFINQIRHKIGVMYGSPETTTGGNALKFYASVRLDIRRTGAIKNRDEVVGNTTRVKVVKNKVAPPFREVIFDIMYGEGISKLGEIIDLGVKAGVIEKSGSWFSYDSTRIGQGRENVREFLKQNPDIAASIEKAVRASTNKIADELLGTPEPDEGQDLEG
- a CDS encoding PA-phosphatase, which produces MNPSWVVVAVLAATASAGLALGGCAAGKPPAWAAPTTQGYLAEGVLARLSAAAPPPPAPGSPTDRADKAASARMVALEDTDRWLLATSHAEVRPPLGLQHFDCALGVRLGSAETPGLDRLMARVFHDAQSVAERVKAQAARNRPVGDDPDRRPCQRLDAAGRRSPSYPSGTAGATAYAEVFALLEPERAAAVRRIGAAIGDSRVICAMHYPSDVRAGEDIGRAVVADIAALPAFQADLATARAELARARATGLTNPGCAAERAALATPLP
- a CDS encoding 3-hydroxyacyl-CoA dehydrogenase NAD-binding domain-containing protein; amino-acid sequence: MENFKIDVDADGIALITFDVPGRSMNTLTSSVMAEIPQLVERIKTDDAIKGAVITSGKASGFCAGADLGDMAGGVLSGGGDLQKAFDAGWKLNGAFRALETLGKPIAAAINGLALGGGLEFTLATHYRVVENDNRIQLGLPEIKVGLFPGGGGTQRLTRLVGVQNAMMAMSEGKSFRPNDAKGAGIVHEVVEKGQSVEAAKAWIKGVGKAVQPWDEKSFKLPGGGPYHPAGIQNFMVGNAMLRKQSYGNYPAVVNLMKAVYEGTQVPMDAALRIETRYFIKTLMTPQAQAMIRSLFLSKQELDKGAVRPAGIPKADPKKVTVIGAGMMGAGIAYVQALAGIETILIDQTQEAADKGKAHVEELLKKRLSRGQLTQEKYDALLGSVTATTDYELIKGSDLVVEAVFENREIKADVTKRAEAQLADGAVFGSNTSTLPITGLAEASVRPEDFIGIHFFSPVDKMMLVEIILGEKTGQAAIAKALDYVLKIKKTPIVVNDSRGFYTSRCFSTFLMEGMAMLEEGYGPALIDNVGRMTGMPRGPLEMHDDVALDLSYKIAKQTAIDLGDKYVPSEGADIVAKMVEGGRFGRKNGKGFYDYDSKPKTIWKGLSELAPTTKGIESPEEPTAFAQIDELKTRLLYRQAVEVARCWEEGVIDDPREADLGAILGWGFAPWTGGPISMIDGIGLARFVETADRLAATYGDRFKVPQLLRDMAAKGETFYGKFAPEKAAA
- a CDS encoding ribonuclease, whose product is MTDPDPECEDAREAADMGEKPDLGHKADALIEALDGSDSGSDTRAGSLEGGSASGSDDDPDSRKINERLAQEGREAAADQDADRQD
- a CDS encoding LLM class flavin-dependent oxidoreductase; translated protein: MIPFSVLDLSPIVEGGDARRALDETLAFAQAADRLGYERFWLAEHHNMPGIASAATALVIGHVAAGTGRIRVGSGGIMLPNHAPLVVAEQFGTLETLFPGRIDLGLGRAPGTDGATARALRRYFEGADQFPRDVVELIQWFEPASENQPVRAVPGAGLRVPIWLLGSSLFSAQLAGQLGLPYAFASHFAPELLLEALALYRREFTPSDRLAKPHAMAAINVFAAETDAEGARLATSMQQSFARLSTGKPGRLPPPVDDIARVLTPQQIEAAQSRLRYAAVGAPETVRRQIADFIALTGVDELMVTGMMFDNAARIRSLEIVAEARQALAA
- a CDS encoding right-handed parallel beta-helix repeat-containing protein, yielding MVGNVRIWGMGAGGSMRDLLASSRTVGHTLAAQSAAPLATTLEGVRFEGVGTIPLYVGPGVTRTTVVRSRFRGLSTSVAVYLDAESAGAVIRDNDFDIRTGREQIAVDGSGANRIEDNRFVLNGRGGVFLYRNCGEDGVIRHQTPSYNRITDNLFFRAAWLRPRLVVVGSREGRRPYCGDDAGWPFGSSQDDRDGAIGNRVSGNRAVR
- a CDS encoding M20/M25/M40 family metallo-hydrolase; protein product: MRLFLLPTSLAAAFALAVLTTQTPAPVAATAPGRVFSAERAMIDVRRMARAPHPVGSAEHGVVQAHLFQRMTALGLRPERQAGGLSPAAVRRIEARGETADGLSVVNLVGVLPGRRPDLPAVLLMAHYDSVPGSPGAADDAAGVAAVLEAVRAIKARGPADRDLIVLLTDGEELNLDGARAFFSEHRLRTHVGAVVNLEARGGGGRAMMFETGPGNAETIDQYARFTRHASGGTTGNALAVFVYRLMPNGTDFTLAADRRLPGVNLAFVGRPDQYHSPRSTPDALDQGSVQHIGGQALEATDGFLRAPTLPRATVDAVHADVFGLGMVRHSPGFGWVLLAAAGALTAFAAWGARHATGLGWRSVARGAAGGLWLVSASLVVAHAVRSLAGPMGQRVDTPETYYTLLRRLPWTEAGVSLGVLAVALVVLAGRARVGRRRVAGVLVGAALLALVLGGISPLVIGAAVLAVGLSGWIGDVAAGESEAESVWGGWLGMIVLVLTLGAVAQAVAPEAAFLLIWTGLVAALAAAAAALIGARLERPTTLIPSVVATVLVGGWMLGLGHFVFLGVGMDLPGALGLVALLIVLQARPLTGEGLTGEGLTPGAGRTPHDGRSARVLAVAAALCLILGCGAALAGRVAAPAVADAPA